A single window of Montipora capricornis isolate CH-2021 chromosome 14, ASM3666992v2, whole genome shotgun sequence DNA harbors:
- the LOC138031996 gene encoding uncharacterized protein — protein sequence MKLYYNPDPSMEAVRLFEEKSVRGGRHSVIKDARRYAEELGLHLKLEYPEPMCVTDDGKEVNGKKVKGYIAKVRQEEVRAKVKEEKWQGKMICNRWEDVHLEQGDCFAWLSCWKAAPTHVVVGIQELYEQLLPTKVFYHRKVGTSGSGEERCRMCGKATESVPHILAGCGALAQTLYLARHNNALKILFFQVIRALELVTSEVPWFSKIQPKPMYENERAIAYWDIPLYADNTHVKANRIDATIVNKENKKVSVIEMSCPWIENREEKDAEKTTKYGPLRWELEQRYPEYRVTQFNIIVDVLGGYSRDVRKALKELVGDKSDTIALQIQKSVITSSLNIARRFKLLK from the coding sequence ATGAAGCTCTATTATAACCCCGACCCATCTATGGAGGCAGTGAGATTGTTTGAAGAGAAGTCAGTGAGAGGAGGGCGGCACTCAGTTATCAAGGATGCAAGAAGGTATGCGGAGGAGTTGGGACTTCACCTCAAACTAGAGTACCCGGAACCAATGTGCGTCACCGACGACGGTAAAGAAGTAAATGGGAAGAAGGTTAAGGGGTACATAGCTAAGGTGCGTCAGGAAGAAGTCCGAGCTAAAGTGAAGGAAGAAAAGTGGCAGGGGAAGATGATCTGTAACAGATGGGAGGACGTGCACTTAGAACAAGGAGATTGCTTtgcttggcttagttgttggaaAGCGGCACCCACGCATGTGGTTGTTGGTATACAAGAACTTTACGAACAGCTACTtccaacaaaggttttttatcatagaaaggTGGGGACAAGTGGCAGCGGAGAGGAAAGGTGTCGAATGTGTGGAAAGGCAACAGAGAGTGTCCCACATATCCTAGCTGGTTGTGGGGCATTAGCCCAGACGTTGTATTTGGCAAGGCACAACAACGCtcttaagattttattttttcaagtgatcAGGGCGCTGGAACTAGTTACATCAGAGGTTCCTTGGTTTTCGAAGATCCAACCTAAGCCTATGTATGAAAATGAGAGGGCGATAGCATATTGGGACATTCCCTTGTATGCGGATAACACGCACGTAAAGGCGAATAGGATCGACGCTACCATCGTGAACAAGGAAAATAAGAAAGTATCGGTgatagagatgagctgcccctggattgaaaacagggaggagaaAGATGCCGAGAAGACAACAAAGTATGGGCCATTACGTTGGGAGCTCGAGCAGAGATATCCTGAATATCGTGTGACACAGTTCAATATTATCGTGGATGTACTCGGAGGGTACTCAAGAGATGTCAGAAAAGCTCTTAAAGAACTAGTGGGAGATAAAAGTGACACAATAGCTCTGCAGATACAGAAGTCCGTCATCACAAGCTCACTTAATATTGCTAGGCGCtttaagcttttgaaataa